A stretch of the Apteryx mantelli isolate bAptMan1 chromosome 41, bAptMan1.hap1, whole genome shotgun sequence genome encodes the following:
- the HSD17B10 gene encoding 3-hydroxyacyl-CoA dehydrogenase type-2 isoform X2 produces MAALRSVKGLVGLVTGGASGLGRATAERLVQQGSRVVLLDLPTSEGPGLAHELGDRCAFAPADVTSPEDVAAALELAQKQFGRLDLVVNCAGIGIAIKTYNSKRDKVHELEDFQRVVNVNLVGTFNVIRLSARLMSRNAPDADGHRGLVVNTASVAAFEGQVGQAAYAASKGGIVGMTLPIARDLAPLGIRVVTIAPGLFSTPLLAGLPERVRSFLGQQVPFPSRLGHPGEFAHLVLALAENPMVNGEVVRLDGALRMQP; encoded by the exons ATGGCGGCGCTGAGGAGCGTGAAg GGCCTGGTGGGGCTGGTGACCGGCGGTGCCTCAGGGCTGGGCCGTGCCACGGCGGAGCGGCTGGTGCAGCAGGGCAGCCGCGTGGTGCTCCTTGACCTGCCCACATCCGAGGGGCCTGGGCTGGCCCATGAGCTGGGCGACCGCTGTGCCTTCGCCCCCGCTGAT GTGACATCCCCAGAGGATGTGGCAGCGGCCCTGGAGCTGGCGCAGAAGCAGTTTGGGCGGCTGGACCTGGTGGTGAACTGTGCTGGGATCGGCATCGCCATCAAGACCTACAACAGCAAGCGGGACAAGGTGCATGAGCTGGAGGACTTCCAGCGCGTGGTCAAC GTGAACCTCGTGGGCACCTTCAATGTGATCCGCCTCAGCGCCAGGCTGATGAGCCGCAACGCGCCCGACGCCGATGGGCACCGGGGGCTGGTGGTGAACACGGCCAGCGTGGCCGCCTTCGAGGGGCAGGTGGGGCAGGCGGCCTATGCTGCCTCCAAGGGTGGCATCGTGGGCATGACGCTGCCGATCGCCAGGGACCTGGCGCCACTGGGCATCCGCGTGGTCACCATCGCACCAG GGCTCTTCTCCACCCCGCTGCTGGCGGGGCTGCCCGAGCGGGTGCGGAGCTTCCTGGGCCAGCAGGTGCCCTTCCCATCCCGGCTGGGCCACCCCGGCGAGTTTGCCCACCTGGTCCTGGCCCTGGCTGAGAACCCCATGGTCAACGGGGAGGTGGTGCGGCTGGATGGGGCCCTGCGCATGCAGCCCTGA
- the PFKFB1 gene encoding 6-phosphofructo-2-kinase/fructose-2,6-bisphosphatase 1 isoform X1, giving the protein MAAAGELTQTPLQKVWIPLSARRLRQRRGSSVPQFTNCPTMVVLVGLPARGKTYISRKLTRYLNWIGTPTRVFNVGQYRRDAVRSYSSYEFFRHDNQEAMRVRRQCALAALQDVRTYLSFEDGQVAVFDATNTTRERRDLILQFAKENGYKVLFVESICDDPNVIEENIKQVKLSSPDYKGCAQEEVVADFLKRIDCYKATYEPLDDQLDSGLSYIKIFDVGVRYLANRVQGHVQSRTVYYLMNIHVTPRTIYLSRHGESQLNLRGRIGGDSGLSPRGRQYATALAEFIRNQHIRDLKVWTSHMKRTIETAEALDVPYEQWKALNEIDAGVCEEMSYEEIQARYPQEFALRDQDKYRYRYPKGESYEDLVQRLEPVIMELERQENVLVICHQAVMRCLLAYFLDKSAEELPYLKCPLHTVLKLTPVAYGCEVESIFLNVEAVNTHRERPQNVDVSRPTAEALLTVPEHY; this is encoded by the exons atggcggcggcgggggagctcACGCAGACGCCGCTGCAGAAAGTCTGGATCCCGCTgagcgcccgccggctccgccagCGCCGCGGCT CCTCGGTGCCACAGTTCACCAACTGCCCCACCATGGTGGTGCTGGTGGGGCTGCCGGCCCGCGGCAAGACCTACATCTCCCGCAAGCTCACCCGCTACCTCAACTGGATTGGCACCCCCACACGCG TGTTCAACGTGGGGCAGTACCGGCGCGACGCCGTGCGCAGCTACAGCAGCTACGAGTTCTTCCGCCATGACAACCAGGAGGCCATGCGGGTCCGCAG GCAATGTGCCCTGGCCGCCCTCCAGGATGTCCGTACCTACCTCAGCTTCGAGGATGGGCAGGTGGCG gtgtttGACGCGACCAACACCACGCGGGAGCGCCGGGACCTCATCCTGCAGTTTGCCAAGGAGAATGGCTACAAG GTGCTGTTTGTGGAGTCCATCTGTGATGACCCCAATGTCATTGAGGAGAACATCAAG CAAGTGAAGCTGAGCAGCCCCGACTACAAGGGCTGTGCCCAGGAGGAGGTGGTGGCCGACTTCCTCAAGCGCATTGACTGCTACAAGGCCACCTACGAGCCCCTGGACGACCAACTTGACag CGGGCTGTCCTACATCAAGATCTTCGACGTGGGGGTGCGCTACCTGGCGAACCGGGTGCAGGGCCATGTGCAGAGCCGCACGGTGTACTACCTCATGAACATCCACGTGACGCCCCGCACCATCTACCTCAGCCGCCACGGCGAGAGCCAGCTCAACCTGCGTGGCCGCATCGGTGGCGACTCGGGGCTCTCTCCCCGTGGCCGCCAG TAtgccacagcgttggctgagttcATCCGGAACCAGCACATCCGGGACCTCAAGGTCTGGACCAGCCACATGAAGCGGACAATTGAGACGGCCGAGGCCCTGGACGTGCCCTACGAGCAGTGGAAGGCGCTCAATGAGATCGACGCG GGCGTGTGCGAGGAGATGTCCTACGAGGAGATCCAGGCCCGCTACCCACAGGAGTTCGCGCTGCGCGACCAGGACAAGTACCGCTACCGCTACCCCAAGGGCGAG TCCTACGAGGACCTGGTGCAGCGCCTGGAGCCTGTCATCATGGAACTGGAGCGGCAGGAGAACGTGCTGGTCATCTGCCACCAGGCAGTCATGCGCTGCCTGCTGGCCTACTTCCTGGACAAGAGCGCGG AGGAGCTGCCCTACCTCAAGTGTCCCCTGCACACGGTGCTCAAGCTGACCCCTGTGGCCTATG GGTGCGAAGTGGAGTCCATCTTCCTCAACGTGGAGGCTGTGAACACGCATCGCGAGCGGCCCCAG AATGTTGACGTCAGCCGTCCCACGGCCGAAGCCCTGCTCACTGTGCCGGAGCACTACTGA
- the HSD17B10 gene encoding 3-hydroxyacyl-CoA dehydrogenase type-2 isoform X1, whose protein sequence is MALPPRPARRAAERSGETLHPGAGPRRQPGRGAGAPGPAPRRRFPFKRPALARAPSPLRARPARPLAGGRGGGARRGEGERDGGAEEREGLPQGLVGLVTGGASGLGRATAERLVQQGSRVVLLDLPTSEGPGLAHELGDRCAFAPADVTSPEDVAAALELAQKQFGRLDLVVNCAGIGIAIKTYNSKRDKVHELEDFQRVVNVNLVGTFNVIRLSARLMSRNAPDADGHRGLVVNTASVAAFEGQVGQAAYAASKGGIVGMTLPIARDLAPLGIRVVTIAPGLFSTPLLAGLPERVRSFLGQQVPFPSRLGHPGEFAHLVLALAENPMVNGEVVRLDGALRMQP, encoded by the exons ATGGCTCTGCCTCCCCGCccagcccgccgcgccgcggaaAGGTCAGGGGAAACGCTACACCctggcgccgggccgcggcggcagccgggccgcggggcgggggcgcccggccccgctccccgccgccgcttcCCCTTTAAGCGCCCCGCGCTCGCGCGCGCCCCCTCCCCTTTAAGAGCCCGCCCGGCGCGACCAttggccggcggccgcgggggcggggcgcggcgcggggagggggagcGCGATGGCGGCGCTGAGGAGCGTGAAg GACTCCCACAGGGCCTGGTGGGGCTGGTGACCGGCGGTGCCTCAGGGCTGGGCCGTGCCACGGCGGAGCGGCTGGTGCAGCAGGGCAGCCGCGTGGTGCTCCTTGACCTGCCCACATCCGAGGGGCCTGGGCTGGCCCATGAGCTGGGCGACCGCTGTGCCTTCGCCCCCGCTGAT GTGACATCCCCAGAGGATGTGGCAGCGGCCCTGGAGCTGGCGCAGAAGCAGTTTGGGCGGCTGGACCTGGTGGTGAACTGTGCTGGGATCGGCATCGCCATCAAGACCTACAACAGCAAGCGGGACAAGGTGCATGAGCTGGAGGACTTCCAGCGCGTGGTCAAC GTGAACCTCGTGGGCACCTTCAATGTGATCCGCCTCAGCGCCAGGCTGATGAGCCGCAACGCGCCCGACGCCGATGGGCACCGGGGGCTGGTGGTGAACACGGCCAGCGTGGCCGCCTTCGAGGGGCAGGTGGGGCAGGCGGCCTATGCTGCCTCCAAGGGTGGCATCGTGGGCATGACGCTGCCGATCGCCAGGGACCTGGCGCCACTGGGCATCCGCGTGGTCACCATCGCACCAG GGCTCTTCTCCACCCCGCTGCTGGCGGGGCTGCCCGAGCGGGTGCGGAGCTTCCTGGGCCAGCAGGTGCCCTTCCCATCCCGGCTGGGCCACCCCGGCGAGTTTGCCCACCTGGTCCTGGCCCTGGCTGAGAACCCCATGGTCAACGGGGAGGTGGTGCGGCTGGATGGGGCCCTGCGCATGCAGCCCTGA
- the NAA10 gene encoding N-alpha-acetyltransferase 10, with amino-acid sequence MNIRNARPEDLMNMQHCNLLCLPENYQMKYYFYHGLSWPQLSYIAEDENGKIVGYVLAKMEEDPDDVPHGHITSLAVKRSHRRLGLAQKLMDQASRAMIENFNAKYVSLHVRKSNRAALHLYSNTLNFQISEVEPKYYADGEDAYAMKRDLTQMADELRKQVEQKERGRPVGLGPGEPPRGEGCGPGGAPPGMALPPPEDSGADSKDVSEVSEATESTDIKDSSEASDSAA; translated from the exons ATGAACATCCGGAATGCGCGG ccCGAGGACCTGATGAACATGCAGCACTGCAACCTGCTGTGCCTGCCCGAGAACTACCAGATGAAGTACTACTTCTACCAcgggctctcctggccccag ctctCCTACATCGCCGAGGACGAGAACGGAAAGATCGTGGGCTATGTCCTGGCCAAGAT GGAAGAGGACCCGGACGACGTCCCCCATGGGCACATCACGTCCCTG GCAGTGAAGCGCTCCCACCGGCGCCTGGGGCTGGCGCAGAAGCTCATGGACCAGGCGTCGCGCGCCATGATTGAGAACTTCAACGCCAAGTATGTCTCACTGCATGTGCGTAAGAG TAACCGGGCGGCTCTGCACCTCTACTCCAACACACTCAACTTCCA GATCAGTGAGGTGGAGCCCAAGTACTACGCGGATGGGGAGGACGCCTACGCCATGAAACGGGACCTCACCCAGATGGCGGATGAG CTGCGGAAGCAGGTGGAGCAGAAGGAGCGGGGCCGCCCAGTGGGGCTGGGGCCTGGGGAGCCCCCCCGGGGCGAGGGCTgcgggcccgggggggccccccCAGGCatggcgctgcccccccccgagGACAGTGGGGCCGACAGCAAGGATGTGAGTGAGGTGAGCGAGGCCACCGAGAGCACCGACATCAAGGATAGCTCCGAGGCCTCCGACTCCGCCGCCTAG
- the HSD17B10 gene encoding 3-hydroxyacyl-CoA dehydrogenase type-2 isoform X3 produces MALHPVRQGLVGLVTGGASGLGRATAERLVQQGSRVVLLDLPTSEGPGLAHELGDRCAFAPADVTSPEDVAAALELAQKQFGRLDLVVNCAGIGIAIKTYNSKRDKVHELEDFQRVVNVNLVGTFNVIRLSARLMSRNAPDADGHRGLVVNTASVAAFEGQVGQAAYAASKGGIVGMTLPIARDLAPLGIRVVTIAPGLFSTPLLAGLPERVRSFLGQQVPFPSRLGHPGEFAHLVLALAENPMVNGEVVRLDGALRMQP; encoded by the exons ATGGCCCTGCACCCGGTTCGCCAG GGCCTGGTGGGGCTGGTGACCGGCGGTGCCTCAGGGCTGGGCCGTGCCACGGCGGAGCGGCTGGTGCAGCAGGGCAGCCGCGTGGTGCTCCTTGACCTGCCCACATCCGAGGGGCCTGGGCTGGCCCATGAGCTGGGCGACCGCTGTGCCTTCGCCCCCGCTGAT GTGACATCCCCAGAGGATGTGGCAGCGGCCCTGGAGCTGGCGCAGAAGCAGTTTGGGCGGCTGGACCTGGTGGTGAACTGTGCTGGGATCGGCATCGCCATCAAGACCTACAACAGCAAGCGGGACAAGGTGCATGAGCTGGAGGACTTCCAGCGCGTGGTCAAC GTGAACCTCGTGGGCACCTTCAATGTGATCCGCCTCAGCGCCAGGCTGATGAGCCGCAACGCGCCCGACGCCGATGGGCACCGGGGGCTGGTGGTGAACACGGCCAGCGTGGCCGCCTTCGAGGGGCAGGTGGGGCAGGCGGCCTATGCTGCCTCCAAGGGTGGCATCGTGGGCATGACGCTGCCGATCGCCAGGGACCTGGCGCCACTGGGCATCCGCGTGGTCACCATCGCACCAG GGCTCTTCTCCACCCCGCTGCTGGCGGGGCTGCCCGAGCGGGTGCGGAGCTTCCTGGGCCAGCAGGTGCCCTTCCCATCCCGGCTGGGCCACCCCGGCGAGTTTGCCCACCTGGTCCTGGCCCTGGCTGAGAACCCCATGGTCAACGGGGAGGTGGTGCGGCTGGATGGGGCCCTGCGCATGCAGCCCTGA
- the PFKFB1 gene encoding 6-phosphofructo-2-kinase/fructose-2,6-bisphosphatase 1 isoform X2: protein MAAAGELTQTPLQKVWIPLSARRLRQRRGSSVPQFTNCPTMVVLVGLPARGKTYISRKLTRYLNWIGTPTRVFNVGQYRRDAVRSYSSYEFFRHDNQEAMRVRRQCALAALQDVRTYLSFEDGQVAVFDATNTTRERRDLILQFAKENGYKVLFVESICDDPNVIEENIKQVKLSSPDYKGCAQEEVVADFLKRIDCYKATYEPLDDQLDSGLSYIKIFDVGVRYLANRVQGHVQSRTVYYLMNIHVTPRTIYLSRHGESQLNLRGRIGGDSGLSPRGRQYATALAEFIRNQHIRDLKVWTSHMKRTIETAEALDVPYEQWKALNEIDAGVCEEMSYEEIQARYPQEFALRDQDKYRYRYPKGESYEDLVQRLEPVIMELERQENVLVICHQAVMRCLLAYFLDKSAEELPYLKCPLHTVLKLTPVAYAPA, encoded by the exons atggcggcggcgggggagctcACGCAGACGCCGCTGCAGAAAGTCTGGATCCCGCTgagcgcccgccggctccgccagCGCCGCGGCT CCTCGGTGCCACAGTTCACCAACTGCCCCACCATGGTGGTGCTGGTGGGGCTGCCGGCCCGCGGCAAGACCTACATCTCCCGCAAGCTCACCCGCTACCTCAACTGGATTGGCACCCCCACACGCG TGTTCAACGTGGGGCAGTACCGGCGCGACGCCGTGCGCAGCTACAGCAGCTACGAGTTCTTCCGCCATGACAACCAGGAGGCCATGCGGGTCCGCAG GCAATGTGCCCTGGCCGCCCTCCAGGATGTCCGTACCTACCTCAGCTTCGAGGATGGGCAGGTGGCG gtgtttGACGCGACCAACACCACGCGGGAGCGCCGGGACCTCATCCTGCAGTTTGCCAAGGAGAATGGCTACAAG GTGCTGTTTGTGGAGTCCATCTGTGATGACCCCAATGTCATTGAGGAGAACATCAAG CAAGTGAAGCTGAGCAGCCCCGACTACAAGGGCTGTGCCCAGGAGGAGGTGGTGGCCGACTTCCTCAAGCGCATTGACTGCTACAAGGCCACCTACGAGCCCCTGGACGACCAACTTGACag CGGGCTGTCCTACATCAAGATCTTCGACGTGGGGGTGCGCTACCTGGCGAACCGGGTGCAGGGCCATGTGCAGAGCCGCACGGTGTACTACCTCATGAACATCCACGTGACGCCCCGCACCATCTACCTCAGCCGCCACGGCGAGAGCCAGCTCAACCTGCGTGGCCGCATCGGTGGCGACTCGGGGCTCTCTCCCCGTGGCCGCCAG TAtgccacagcgttggctgagttcATCCGGAACCAGCACATCCGGGACCTCAAGGTCTGGACCAGCCACATGAAGCGGACAATTGAGACGGCCGAGGCCCTGGACGTGCCCTACGAGCAGTGGAAGGCGCTCAATGAGATCGACGCG GGCGTGTGCGAGGAGATGTCCTACGAGGAGATCCAGGCCCGCTACCCACAGGAGTTCGCGCTGCGCGACCAGGACAAGTACCGCTACCGCTACCCCAAGGGCGAG TCCTACGAGGACCTGGTGCAGCGCCTGGAGCCTGTCATCATGGAACTGGAGCGGCAGGAGAACGTGCTGGTCATCTGCCACCAGGCAGTCATGCGCTGCCTGCTGGCCTACTTCCTGGACAAGAGCGCGG AGGAGCTGCCCTACCTCAAGTGTCCCCTGCACACGGTGCTCAAGCTGACCCCTGTGGCCTATG cTCCCGCCTGA
- the PFKFB1 gene encoding 6-phosphofructo-2-kinase/fructose-2,6-bisphosphatase 1 isoform X4 — protein MAEQAARIPVFNVGQYRRDAVRSYSSYEFFRHDNQEAMRVRRQCALAALQDVRTYLSFEDGQVAVFDATNTTRERRDLILQFAKENGYKVLFVESICDDPNVIEENIKQVKLSSPDYKGCAQEEVVADFLKRIDCYKATYEPLDDQLDSGLSYIKIFDVGVRYLANRVQGHVQSRTVYYLMNIHVTPRTIYLSRHGESQLNLRGRIGGDSGLSPRGRQYATALAEFIRNQHIRDLKVWTSHMKRTIETAEALDVPYEQWKALNEIDAGVCEEMSYEEIQARYPQEFALRDQDKYRYRYPKGESYEDLVQRLEPVIMELERQENVLVICHQAVMRCLLAYFLDKSAEELPYLKCPLHTVLKLTPVAYGCEVESIFLNVEAVNTHRERPQNVDVSRPTAEALLTVPEHY, from the exons ATGGCGGAGCAGGCGGCGCGGATCCCcg TGTTCAACGTGGGGCAGTACCGGCGCGACGCCGTGCGCAGCTACAGCAGCTACGAGTTCTTCCGCCATGACAACCAGGAGGCCATGCGGGTCCGCAG GCAATGTGCCCTGGCCGCCCTCCAGGATGTCCGTACCTACCTCAGCTTCGAGGATGGGCAGGTGGCG gtgtttGACGCGACCAACACCACGCGGGAGCGCCGGGACCTCATCCTGCAGTTTGCCAAGGAGAATGGCTACAAG GTGCTGTTTGTGGAGTCCATCTGTGATGACCCCAATGTCATTGAGGAGAACATCAAG CAAGTGAAGCTGAGCAGCCCCGACTACAAGGGCTGTGCCCAGGAGGAGGTGGTGGCCGACTTCCTCAAGCGCATTGACTGCTACAAGGCCACCTACGAGCCCCTGGACGACCAACTTGACag CGGGCTGTCCTACATCAAGATCTTCGACGTGGGGGTGCGCTACCTGGCGAACCGGGTGCAGGGCCATGTGCAGAGCCGCACGGTGTACTACCTCATGAACATCCACGTGACGCCCCGCACCATCTACCTCAGCCGCCACGGCGAGAGCCAGCTCAACCTGCGTGGCCGCATCGGTGGCGACTCGGGGCTCTCTCCCCGTGGCCGCCAG TAtgccacagcgttggctgagttcATCCGGAACCAGCACATCCGGGACCTCAAGGTCTGGACCAGCCACATGAAGCGGACAATTGAGACGGCCGAGGCCCTGGACGTGCCCTACGAGCAGTGGAAGGCGCTCAATGAGATCGACGCG GGCGTGTGCGAGGAGATGTCCTACGAGGAGATCCAGGCCCGCTACCCACAGGAGTTCGCGCTGCGCGACCAGGACAAGTACCGCTACCGCTACCCCAAGGGCGAG TCCTACGAGGACCTGGTGCAGCGCCTGGAGCCTGTCATCATGGAACTGGAGCGGCAGGAGAACGTGCTGGTCATCTGCCACCAGGCAGTCATGCGCTGCCTGCTGGCCTACTTCCTGGACAAGAGCGCGG AGGAGCTGCCCTACCTCAAGTGTCCCCTGCACACGGTGCTCAAGCTGACCCCTGTGGCCTATG GGTGCGAAGTGGAGTCCATCTTCCTCAACGTGGAGGCTGTGAACACGCATCGCGAGCGGCCCCAG AATGTTGACGTCAGCCGTCCCACGGCCGAAGCCCTGCTCACTGTGCCGGAGCACTACTGA
- the PFKFB1 gene encoding 6-phosphofructo-2-kinase/fructose-2,6-bisphosphatase 1 isoform X3, producing the protein MAAAGELTQTPLQKVWIPLSARRLRQRRGSSVPQFTNCPTMVVLVGLPARGKTYISRKLTRYLNWIGTPTRVFNVGQYRRDAVRSYSSYEFFRHDNQEAMRVRRQCALAALQDVRTYLSFEDGQVAVFDATNTTRERRDLILQFAKENGYKVLFVESICDDPNVIEENIKQVKLSSPDYKGCAQEEVVADFLKRIDCYKATYEPLDDQLDSGLSYIKIFDVGVRYLANRVQGHVQSRTVYYLMNIHVTPRTIYLSRHGESQLNLRGRIGGDSGLSPRGRQYATALAEFIRNQHIRDLKVWTSHMKRTIETAEALDVPYEQWKALNEIDAGVCEEMSYEEIQARYPQEFALRDQDKYRYRYPKGESYEDLVQRLEPVIMELERQENVLVICHQAVMRCLLAYFLDKSAEELPYLKCPLHTVLKLTPVAYEC; encoded by the exons atggcggcggcgggggagctcACGCAGACGCCGCTGCAGAAAGTCTGGATCCCGCTgagcgcccgccggctccgccagCGCCGCGGCT CCTCGGTGCCACAGTTCACCAACTGCCCCACCATGGTGGTGCTGGTGGGGCTGCCGGCCCGCGGCAAGACCTACATCTCCCGCAAGCTCACCCGCTACCTCAACTGGATTGGCACCCCCACACGCG TGTTCAACGTGGGGCAGTACCGGCGCGACGCCGTGCGCAGCTACAGCAGCTACGAGTTCTTCCGCCATGACAACCAGGAGGCCATGCGGGTCCGCAG GCAATGTGCCCTGGCCGCCCTCCAGGATGTCCGTACCTACCTCAGCTTCGAGGATGGGCAGGTGGCG gtgtttGACGCGACCAACACCACGCGGGAGCGCCGGGACCTCATCCTGCAGTTTGCCAAGGAGAATGGCTACAAG GTGCTGTTTGTGGAGTCCATCTGTGATGACCCCAATGTCATTGAGGAGAACATCAAG CAAGTGAAGCTGAGCAGCCCCGACTACAAGGGCTGTGCCCAGGAGGAGGTGGTGGCCGACTTCCTCAAGCGCATTGACTGCTACAAGGCCACCTACGAGCCCCTGGACGACCAACTTGACag CGGGCTGTCCTACATCAAGATCTTCGACGTGGGGGTGCGCTACCTGGCGAACCGGGTGCAGGGCCATGTGCAGAGCCGCACGGTGTACTACCTCATGAACATCCACGTGACGCCCCGCACCATCTACCTCAGCCGCCACGGCGAGAGCCAGCTCAACCTGCGTGGCCGCATCGGTGGCGACTCGGGGCTCTCTCCCCGTGGCCGCCAG TAtgccacagcgttggctgagttcATCCGGAACCAGCACATCCGGGACCTCAAGGTCTGGACCAGCCACATGAAGCGGACAATTGAGACGGCCGAGGCCCTGGACGTGCCCTACGAGCAGTGGAAGGCGCTCAATGAGATCGACGCG GGCGTGTGCGAGGAGATGTCCTACGAGGAGATCCAGGCCCGCTACCCACAGGAGTTCGCGCTGCGCGACCAGGACAAGTACCGCTACCGCTACCCCAAGGGCGAG TCCTACGAGGACCTGGTGCAGCGCCTGGAGCCTGTCATCATGGAACTGGAGCGGCAGGAGAACGTGCTGGTCATCTGCCACCAGGCAGTCATGCGCTGCCTGCTGGCCTACTTCCTGGACAAGAGCGCGG AGGAGCTGCCCTACCTCAAGTGTCCCCTGCACACGGTGCTCAAGCTGACCCCTGTGGCCTATG AATGTTGA